The genomic DNA TCAGCCGTCTGGTGCGGCTGTCTTAAGGTGTGCTCACCACAATAAGCGCCATCCCCACGCGAGGATCGTTATGCGGGCAATCCGATTCACTATGTTGCTGGCGCTGGCCGTGGCGCTACCCGGCTGTGGCGACGAAACCCAAGCGCCGACAACAGCTGCCAACGCCACACCGTCCGATCCGGCACTGGCGCAGATCTACACCAACAGCTGCCAACTCTGCCACGCCAATCCCGCCGCCAACGCGCCGCTGACCGGTGACCGCAAAGCCTGGGCGCCGCGCATTCAGCAGGGCGCCGATACGCTACTCGACCACGCCATCAACGGTTACAACGGCATGCCGCCGATGGGCCAGTGCGTCGAGTGTTCGCAAGACCAGTTCCTGCAATTGATCGGCTTTATGGCCGACCAGCCTCTCCCACAATAAGGGTGCACGCATGACGATGGATCTGACACGGCGTCAGTTGTTGCAACGGGCGAGCATCATCGGCGCGTTCAGCGCATTGGCGAGCAACCCGGCCCTGGGTCAATTGATGCGCGCGCCACGGCTGATTCCCTGGCGCAACTGGTCGGGCGGACAAAGTTGCCTGCCAGCAGCGCGGCTGGCGCCGAAAAATCTGGATGAACTGACGACGGTGATTCGCCAGGCCCAGGGCAAGATTCGCCCGGTCGGTTCGGCGCATTCCTTCAGCGCTTTGGTGCCCACCGACGGCACGCTGTTATCCCTGAGCTATTTCAGCGGTCTGCTCGACCACGACGCGAAAACCCTGCAAGCCGCATTCGCCGCTGGCACACCGATGTCGCGCATGGGCGTGCCGCTCAAAGATGTCGGCCAGGCCCTGCAAAACATGGCGGATATCGATTACCAGACCCTCGCCGGGGCGATTGCCACCTCGACCCATGGCACCGGCAA from Pseudomonas baetica includes the following:
- a CDS encoding c-type cytochrome, coding for MRAIRFTMLLALAVALPGCGDETQAPTTAANATPSDPALAQIYTNSCQLCHANPAANAPLTGDRKAWAPRIQQGADTLLDHAINGYNGMPPMGQCVECSQDQFLQLIGFMADQPLPQ